One Deinococcus grandis DNA window includes the following coding sequences:
- the trmH gene encoding tRNA (guanosine(18)-2'-O)-methyltransferase TrmH, protein MTPERYAKILRVLSKRQPTLTVLMDEVNKPHNLSAIVRTCDAVGVLQAHAVPPRGGRLVDFDGHTFEATSGSAHKWVPVQKHEGAVGAVRDLQAQGFQVLATHLSQRSVDYREVDYTRPTCVLLGAEKWGVGDEAADAADHNIIIPMFGMVQSLNVSVAAATILFEAQRQRLAAGMYDAPQLSDEDLRRWAFEWAYPDLAPGYRERGESYPALDEHGQILA, encoded by the coding sequence ATGACCCCGGAGCGTTACGCCAAGATCCTGCGCGTGCTGAGTAAGCGGCAGCCCACCCTGACCGTCCTGATGGACGAGGTGAACAAACCCCACAACCTCTCCGCGATCGTGCGCACCTGCGACGCGGTGGGCGTGCTGCAGGCGCACGCGGTCCCGCCGCGCGGCGGGCGGCTCGTGGATTTCGACGGGCACACCTTCGAGGCGACCAGCGGCAGCGCGCACAAGTGGGTGCCGGTGCAGAAGCACGAAGGGGCCGTGGGGGCCGTGCGGGACCTGCAGGCGCAGGGGTTCCAGGTGCTCGCCACGCACCTCTCGCAGCGCAGCGTGGACTACCGCGAGGTGGACTACACCCGCCCCACCTGCGTCCTGCTGGGCGCCGAGAAGTGGGGCGTGGGCGACGAGGCCGCCGACGCCGCCGACCACAACATCATCATCCCCATGTTCGGCATGGTGCAGAGCCTGAACGTGTCGGTGGCCGCCGCGACCATCCTGTTCGAGGCGCAGCGCCAGCGGCTCGCTGCCGGGATGTACGACGCCCCGCAACTGAGCGACGAGGACCTGCGCCGCTGGGCGTTCGAGTGGGCGTACCCCGACCTCGCCCCCGGCTACCGCGAGCGTGGCGAAAGCTACCCCGCGCTGGACGAGCACGGGCAGATCCTGGCCTGA
- a CDS encoding MBL fold metallo-hydrolase, protein MTDVDSLPAQYVTSGGARVYTLPVRAFPNFRANAYLLVRGDPHAPAYAALVDTGGSGPDNLGDLQAGLEIVRAGYGEAVSLDTLNRIVITHPHPDHLGGLSALREHTDAPVAAFHSAVPFIEQPGAIRAAWLTLPDAQAVWLGLLPGSELDDRIRRRGSNLSVPRALPVATPLRDGEVLDDLLHVIHTPGHEGNQICLRVDDVLLSADHLLPLNSPPLMPARFLPGSGVAAFLHSLDRVEALDGVTLALGGHDGPMRDPRARIHALRARTHEKLDDLLAACTHSMTVHDLLLALHPRLRPSQAVLLLDQTAALTEYLTATGALRESTREDGAALFTRA, encoded by the coding sequence ATGACCGACGTGGACTCCCTTCCCGCGCAGTACGTGACGAGTGGCGGCGCGCGCGTGTACACGCTCCCGGTGCGCGCCTTCCCGAACTTCCGCGCGAACGCCTACCTGCTCGTGCGTGGCGACCCGCACGCCCCGGCGTATGCGGCCCTGGTGGATACCGGCGGGAGTGGCCCGGACAACCTGGGCGACCTTCAGGCCGGATTGGAGATCGTGCGGGCCGGGTACGGCGAGGCGGTGAGCCTGGACACCCTGAACCGGATCGTGATCACGCACCCTCACCCGGATCACCTGGGTGGCCTGAGCGCCCTGCGGGAGCACACGGACGCGCCCGTGGCGGCATTCCACAGCGCCGTGCCGTTCATCGAGCAGCCGGGCGCGATCCGTGCCGCCTGGCTGACTCTGCCCGATGCGCAGGCGGTCTGGCTGGGCCTGCTGCCCGGCAGCGAACTGGACGACCGCATCCGCCGCCGGGGCTCGAACCTCAGCGTGCCGCGCGCCCTCCCGGTCGCCACGCCCCTGCGCGACGGGGAGGTGCTGGACGACCTGCTACACGTCATCCACACGCCGGGCCACGAGGGGAACCAGATCTGCCTGCGCGTGGACGACGTGCTCCTGAGTGCCGATCACCTGCTGCCGCTGAACTCGCCGCCGCTGATGCCCGCGCGGTTCCTGCCCGGCAGTGGCGTGGCGGCGTTCCTGCACTCACTTGACCGTGTGGAGGCGCTGGACGGCGTGACCCTCGCGCTGGGCGGGCACGACGGCCCCATGCGTGACCCGCGCGCCCGCATCCACGCCCTGCGGGCGCGCACACACGAGAAACTGGACGACCTGCTCGCTGCCTGCACGCACTCCATGACCGTCCACGACCTGCTCCTGGCGCTGCACCCGCGCCTGCGGCCCAGCCAGGCGGTGCTGCTGCTCGACCAGACCGCCGCCCTGACCGAATACCTGACCGCGACGGGCGCGCTGCGCGAGAGCACGCGCGAGGACGGCGCGGCGCTGTTCACCCGCGCGTGA
- a CDS encoding deoxyribodipyrimidine photo-lyase has protein sequence MIHDARVQVLRPGTPRREGFVLLWVQASVRTRDNHALEYAVREANRLNLPLVAVFGLTPGYPEANARHYAYLLEGLRDLRMNLAARDVPLRVTLGSPPEVALNAAGEGAALVVTDVGYTRLQREWRGWLADRLDVPLVQVESEAVIPVGVVSGKQEYAARTIRPKIHRLWHDYLVPLGAHDLKRRARDWDGGEDVTDPARLLKTLPIDHSVPPGDEEGGETAAHDLLEDFITRKLDGYDTRRNDPTMDGSSRLSAHLHYGHLSPLTAALAAREHPGPDTDAFLEELIVRRELSFNYTTYNPHYDRYAGLPAWARATLEEHAGDRRDHTYTRDQLDAAQTHDPYWNAAQRQMTRTGRMHNYMRMYWGKKVLEWTPTPQQAYDTLLCLNNRHEQDGRDPNSWVGVGWVFGLHDRPWTRRPIFGTVRYMNAGGLKRKFDIEKYARQWAE, from the coding sequence ATGATCCATGACGCCCGCGTGCAGGTCCTGCGGCCCGGCACGCCCCGCCGGGAGGGATTCGTGCTGCTGTGGGTGCAGGCCAGCGTCCGCACCCGCGACAACCACGCCCTGGAATACGCCGTGCGCGAGGCCAACCGCCTGAACCTGCCCCTGGTCGCCGTGTTCGGCCTGACCCCCGGCTACCCCGAGGCGAACGCCCGCCACTACGCATACCTGCTGGAAGGCTTGCGCGACCTGCGGATGAACCTCGCTGCGCGGGACGTGCCGCTGCGCGTGACGCTGGGCAGCCCGCCCGAGGTGGCCCTGAACGCGGCAGGGGAGGGCGCGGCGCTCGTCGTGACGGACGTCGGGTACACCCGCCTCCAGCGTGAGTGGCGCGGGTGGCTGGCCGACCGGCTCGACGTGCCGCTGGTGCAGGTGGAATCCGAAGCGGTCATTCCCGTGGGTGTCGTCAGCGGCAAGCAGGAGTACGCCGCGCGCACCATCCGCCCGAAGATCCACCGGCTGTGGCACGACTACCTCGTCCCGCTCGGCGCCCACGACCTGAAACGCCGCGCGCGCGACTGGGACGGCGGCGAGGACGTCACCGATCCCGCCCGCCTCCTGAAGACCCTCCCCATCGACCACAGCGTCCCCCCCGGCGACGAGGAAGGCGGCGAGACCGCCGCGCACGACCTCCTCGAAGACTTCATCACCCGCAAACTCGACGGGTACGACACGCGCCGGAACGACCCCACCATGGACGGCAGCAGCCGCCTCAGCGCGCACCTGCACTACGGGCACCTCTCGCCGCTGACCGCCGCGCTCGCCGCGCGAGAACACCCCGGCCCGGACACCGACGCCTTCCTGGAAGAACTCATCGTGCGGCGCGAACTGAGCTTCAACTACACCACCTACAACCCCCACTACGACCGCTACGCGGGCCTCCCCGCCTGGGCACGCGCCACCCTGGAAGAACATGCCGGGGACCGCCGCGACCACACCTACACCCGCGACCAGCTGGACGCCGCGCAGACGCACGACCCGTACTGGAACGCCGCGCAACGCCAGATGACCCGCACCGGCCGCATGCACAACTACATGCGCATGTACTGGGGCAAGAAAGTCCTCGAATGGACCCCCACCCCCCAGCAGGCCTACGACACGCTGCTGTGTCTGAACAACCGCCACGAACAGGACGGCCGCGACCCGAACTCCTGGGTGGGCGTCGGCTGGGTGTTCGGCCTGCACGACCGCCCCTGGACCCGCCGCCCCATCTTCGGCACCGTGCGCTACATGAACGCCGGCGGCCTGAAACGCAAATTCGACATCGAAAAATACGCCCGGCAGTGGGCGGAATAA
- a CDS encoding trimeric intracellular cation channel family protein — MHELEWAPITLETGLRVLDLIGVLAFAMSGALLGVRKRFDLFGVLVLGCVTAVGGGAIRDTLTGQTPPLFLRDETYLYAALLGSGLAFAFGTRLARFERTLSIFDTAGLGLFAASGALGALNFGLGPLGVVFAGMLSGVGGGVIRDLIANEVPEIMYRSEQLYATAAAAGALTVWLLYPHVTPFQAQFSGALVVWALRWISRRGWVRLPVRRLPEDTPPG, encoded by the coding sequence GTGCATGAACTCGAGTGGGCGCCCATCACGCTGGAGACCGGCCTGCGCGTCCTGGACCTGATCGGCGTGCTGGCCTTCGCGATGTCCGGCGCGCTGCTGGGCGTCCGCAAACGCTTCGACCTGTTCGGGGTGCTGGTGCTGGGCTGCGTGACCGCCGTGGGCGGCGGCGCGATCCGCGACACGCTGACCGGGCAGACCCCACCGCTGTTCCTGCGGGACGAGACGTACCTGTACGCCGCGCTGCTGGGCTCCGGGCTGGCCTTCGCGTTCGGCACGCGACTGGCCCGCTTCGAGCGGACCCTGAGCATCTTCGACACGGCGGGCCTGGGTCTGTTCGCGGCGTCCGGCGCGCTCGGCGCGCTGAACTTCGGACTGGGCCCGCTGGGGGTGGTGTTCGCCGGGATGCTGTCCGGTGTGGGCGGCGGCGTGATCCGCGACCTGATCGCCAACGAGGTCCCGGAAATCATGTACCGCAGCGAACAGCTGTACGCCACGGCCGCTGCCGCCGGGGCGCTGACCGTGTGGCTGCTGTACCCGCACGTCACGCCGTTCCAGGCGCAGTTCAGCGGCGCGCTGGTCGTGTGGGCGCTGCGCTGGATCTCCCGGCGCGGCTGGGTGCGCCTCCCGGTGCGCCGCCTCCCCGAGGACACCCCGCCGGGCTGA
- the rpmF gene encoding 50S ribosomal protein L32, translated as MAKHPVPKKKTSKSKRDMRRSHHALVAPNLTECPQCHAKKLSHHICPSCGYYNGRQVLAV; from the coding sequence ATGGCCAAACACCCCGTTCCCAAGAAGAAGACCAGCAAGAGCAAGCGCGACATGCGCCGCAGCCACCACGCCCTCGTCGCGCCCAACCTGACCGAGTGCCCCCAGTGCCACGCGAAGAAGCTCAGCCACCACATCTGCCCCAGCTGCGGCTACTACAACGGCCGTCAGGTGCTCGCGGTCTAA
- a CDS encoding DUF937 domain-containing protein, whose translation MNFTELLHSYFDEPATTALGRAAGLDPAAARRALETGLPLQLDALAAQAGTPGGAHIAEAIDSLPRFESVQGALNEPDGAQNLQQAGELLMPALLGDRGGDLTRQVGEQAGVDAGGAGRLMQMSLPLLLSLLGRFGVTAGNVGSVLGGLRGTLAGGLGTVAGLTGPGMSVPGLDVTPDVGAVTPAAVTPGAVNPGAAGLGAAGLAALSGPALLEWLRGQFGGKTADALGAAAGFTGGASGRAAQAALPVLLGAFVQRAGTDAGAQDLLDRSAASADLIGADGTLNTRVLTDPADTARIEGQGRGLLGSLFPNLDPVTGRLGSALGGSGASAGRLLALMAPMLLGLLGARARAGGLNAAAFSGLLGGLDGHLTGLLPAGLGSLGALLGAGALTGAAATPAASPPPRAAAPVVTTAPVSPPPPPAPAPVTTGRRGGFPWWIIPLLLLLGLGGCWLVNQNRAATPPASSAQAASIVVTNPTSGADLPAEPFTMSGTGPANTELTISDEGQEVGKATVGADGAWSAELPAPTTGEHTYSVDGGGGRSELKVNVTDASAGAGSTGTDTGSTDTGSTDTGSTDTSGTDTGAAAGTFAISEPAADATLPAGTFTLRGTGTAGQEVELFEDGTSLGKITIGEDGAWSFDVPSPTAGAHTYTVRSPDGTDLGSVAATVSAPDADASAADCTKEYTLSITDGQTVNEPFRFGGVGQGQGYSVTVKRGERTIGTKDIPLDATCGWSYQSKPGAGQITYEVRPLGDAAAAPLSTVNLTVGQ comes from the coding sequence ATGAACTTCACTGAACTGCTGCATTCCTACTTCGACGAGCCGGCCACCACGGCGCTGGGCCGCGCGGCGGGCCTGGATCCCGCCGCGGCCCGCCGCGCGCTGGAGACCGGCCTGCCCCTGCAACTGGACGCGCTGGCCGCGCAGGCGGGCACGCCCGGCGGGGCGCACATCGCCGAGGCGATCGACAGCCTGCCCCGCTTCGAGAGCGTGCAGGGCGCCCTGAACGAACCGGACGGCGCGCAGAACCTCCAGCAGGCCGGTGAACTCCTGATGCCTGCGCTGCTGGGCGACCGGGGCGGGGACCTGACCCGCCAGGTCGGCGAGCAGGCGGGGGTGGACGCGGGCGGCGCGGGCCGCCTGATGCAGATGAGCCTGCCGCTCCTGCTGAGTCTGCTGGGCCGCTTCGGCGTGACCGCCGGGAACGTCGGTTCGGTGCTGGGCGGCCTGCGCGGCACCCTGGCCGGTGGGCTGGGCACCGTGGCCGGGTTGACGGGTCCCGGGATGTCCGTGCCGGGCCTGGACGTGACGCCCGACGTGGGTGCCGTGACGCCAGCCGCAGTGACCCCAGGGGCAGTGAACCCGGGCGCTGCTGGTCTGGGCGCCGCTGGTCTGGCGGCCCTGAGTGGCCCGGCGCTGCTGGAGTGGCTGCGCGGGCAGTTCGGCGGGAAGACCGCGGACGCGCTGGGTGCCGCCGCCGGGTTCACTGGGGGCGCCAGCGGCCGCGCGGCGCAGGCGGCGCTGCCCGTGCTGCTGGGCGCGTTCGTGCAGCGTGCCGGGACGGACGCCGGCGCGCAGGACCTGCTGGACCGCAGCGCGGCCAGCGCGGACCTGATCGGCGCGGACGGCACCCTGAACACCCGCGTGCTGACCGACCCGGCCGACACGGCCCGCATCGAGGGCCAGGGGCGCGGCCTGCTGGGCAGCCTGTTCCCGAACCTGGATCCGGTCACGGGCCGCCTGGGGTCCGCGCTGGGCGGCAGCGGCGCGAGTGCCGGGCGCCTGCTGGCCCTGATGGCGCCCATGCTGCTGGGCCTGCTGGGCGCCCGCGCCCGCGCCGGTGGCCTGAACGCCGCGGCGTTCAGCGGCCTGCTGGGCGGGCTGGACGGGCACCTCACGGGCCTGCTGCCCGCCGGTCTGGGTAGCCTGGGGGCGCTGCTGGGCGCCGGGGCGCTGACGGGCGCGGCCGCCACGCCCGCCGCGTCTCCGCCGCCGCGCGCGGCCGCTCCGGTCGTCACGACGGCGCCGGTCTCTCCGCCTCCACCGCCCGCCCCTGCGCCGGTCACGACCGGGCGGCGCGGCGGCTTCCCGTGGTGGATCATTCCGCTGCTGCTCCTGCTGGGCCTGGGGGGCTGCTGGCTGGTGAACCAGAACCGCGCGGCGACCCCACCGGCCAGCAGCGCGCAGGCGGCGAGCATCGTGGTGACGAACCCCACGTCCGGCGCGGACCTCCCGGCCGAGCCGTTCACCATGAGCGGCACCGGCCCCGCGAACACCGAACTGACCATCTCGGATGAGGGGCAGGAGGTCGGGAAGGCCACCGTCGGCGCGGACGGCGCGTGGTCGGCTGAACTGCCCGCACCCACGACCGGCGAGCACACGTACAGCGTGGACGGCGGCGGTGGCCGCAGCGAACTGAAGGTGAACGTCACGGACGCCAGCGCGGGCGCCGGGAGCACGGGCACCGATACCGGCAGCACCGACACGGGCAGCACTGACACGGGCAGCACGGACACCAGCGGTACCGACACGGGCGCCGCCGCGGGCACCTTCGCGATCAGTGAACCCGCCGCGGACGCCACGCTGCCCGCCGGGACGTTCACGCTGCGCGGCACCGGCACGGCCGGGCAGGAGGTCGAACTGTTCGAGGACGGCACCAGCCTCGGCAAGATCACGATCGGGGAGGACGGCGCCTGGAGCTTCGACGTGCCCAGCCCCACCGCCGGGGCGCACACGTACACGGTGCGCAGCCCGGACGGCACGGACCTCGGGTCGGTCGCGGCGACCGTCAGCGCGCCCGACGCGGACGCCAGCGCCGCCGACTGCACCAAGGAGTACACCCTGAGCATCACCGACGGGCAGACCGTGAACGAACCCTTCCGCTTCGGCGGGGTCGGCCAGGGCCAGGGGTACAGCGTGACCGTCAAGCGCGGCGAGCGCACCATCGGCACGAAGGACATCCCGCTGGACGCCACCTGCGGCTGGAGCTACCAGAGCAAGCCCGGCGCGGGCCAGATCACCTACGAGGTCCGCCCCCTGGGTGACGCGGCCGCCGCGCCCCTGAGCACCGTGAACCTCACTGTCGGCCAGTAA
- a CDS encoding VOC family protein: MRGAGPRVLRVFLGLTELVNPEALRRNGGVWFGLLDGRQLHVGVAPEFVPRLLLQDRSAHRLEVVQGAHPARMVKVG; this comes from the coding sequence GTGCGAGGAGCAGGCCCGCGCGTTCTTCGGGTGTTCCTGGGCCTGACGGAACTCGTGAACCCGGAGGCGTTGCGGCGCAACGGTGGCGTGTGGTTCGGCCTGCTGGACGGGCGGCAGCTGCACGTGGGCGTCGCGCCGGAGTTCGTTCCGCGCTTGCTCCTTCAGGACCGGTCCGCGCACCGGCTGGAGGTCGTGCAGGGCGCGCATCCTGCCCGGATGGTCAAGGTTGGGTGA
- the paaZ gene encoding phenylacetic acid degradation bifunctional protein PaaZ, whose protein sequence is MTQSMTSDLLRPASYVSGSWHANADGQVLLDAVYGRPVAVISSEGVDFAGALAYGRRAGGTLRRMTFHERARALKALGAFLMERKEAYYALSALTGATRRDSWVDIEGGIGTLFSYASAARRELPDERFWPDGRVERLGREGTFVGRHLLVPREGVAVQINAFNFPVWGMLEKFAPAFIGGMPSLVKPAPQTAYLTERVVRDIVASGLIPEGALQLVTGEPGSLLDHVEEQDVVAFTGSAATAAKLRVHPAIVGRSVPFNAEADSLNASVLGLSVKPEDPEFALFVREVAREMTGKAGQKCTAIRRALVPSHLVEAVTEGLRRELAKVTLGDPARDDVRMGALVSVEQRERVRETLEKLQQEARVVISGEAQLLGGDREKGAFLDPTVLLCESPLTARGPHELEAFGPVATLLPYDSLEDAVHLTKLGRGSLAGSIVSHDRAEATELVLGMASSHGRLLVLNRDNAKENTGHGSPLPQLNHGGPGRAGGGSELGGLSAVRHHMNRVAVQADPTTLTAITREFVPGAEVTEDVVHPFRKSFDEIQVGDSLLTHRRTVTEADIVNFAGLTGDHFYAHVDEIGAREGIFGKRVAHGYFLISAAAGQFVSPAAGPVLANYGLENLRFIEPVGIGDTIRTRLTCKRKIRKDLRPGETRPTGVVEWRSEITNQDGVLVATYDILTLVERARDGFDPPAEESGVQA, encoded by the coding sequence ATGACTCAATCAATGACTTCTGATCTTCTTCGTCCGGCGTCTTACGTGTCTGGTTCGTGGCATGCGAATGCGGATGGGCAGGTGCTCCTGGACGCGGTGTATGGGCGTCCGGTGGCGGTGATTTCGTCGGAGGGCGTGGATTTCGCTGGGGCGCTGGCGTACGGCCGGCGGGCGGGTGGGACGTTGCGGCGCATGACGTTCCACGAGCGGGCGCGGGCGCTGAAGGCGCTGGGGGCGTTCCTGATGGAGCGCAAGGAGGCGTACTACGCGCTGAGTGCGTTGACGGGGGCGACGCGGCGGGATTCGTGGGTGGATATCGAGGGTGGCATAGGGACGCTGTTCAGTTATGCGAGTGCGGCGCGGCGGGAACTGCCGGATGAGCGCTTCTGGCCGGACGGGCGGGTGGAGCGGCTGGGGCGCGAGGGGACGTTCGTGGGCCGTCACCTGCTCGTGCCGCGTGAGGGCGTGGCGGTGCAGATCAATGCGTTCAACTTCCCGGTGTGGGGGATGCTGGAGAAGTTCGCGCCCGCCTTTATTGGTGGGATGCCGAGCCTAGTGAAGCCGGCGCCGCAGACGGCGTACCTGACGGAGCGGGTGGTGCGGGACATCGTGGCGTCGGGCCTGATTCCGGAGGGGGCGCTGCAACTGGTGACGGGGGAGCCGGGGTCGCTGCTCGATCATGTGGAGGAGCAGGACGTGGTGGCGTTCACGGGGTCGGCGGCGACGGCGGCGAAACTGCGGGTGCATCCGGCGATCGTGGGGCGGTCGGTGCCGTTCAATGCGGAGGCGGACAGCCTGAACGCGTCGGTACTGGGCCTGTCGGTGAAGCCGGAGGACCCTGAGTTCGCGCTGTTCGTGCGTGAGGTGGCGCGCGAGATGACCGGGAAGGCCGGGCAGAAGTGCACCGCGATCCGCCGGGCGCTGGTGCCCTCGCATCTGGTGGAGGCGGTGACGGAGGGTCTGCGCCGCGAGCTGGCGAAGGTGACGCTGGGCGACCCGGCGCGCGATGACGTGCGGATGGGCGCGCTGGTCAGTGTGGAGCAGCGCGAGCGGGTGCGTGAGACGCTGGAGAAGTTGCAGCAGGAGGCGCGCGTGGTGATCAGCGGCGAGGCGCAGCTCCTGGGCGGCGACCGCGAGAAGGGCGCGTTCCTCGACCCGACGGTGCTGCTGTGCGAGTCCCCCCTGACGGCGCGCGGGCCGCATGAGCTGGAGGCGTTCGGGCCGGTGGCGACGCTGCTGCCGTACGACTCGCTGGAGGACGCGGTTCACCTCACGAAGCTGGGCCGGGGCTCGCTGGCCGGGAGCATCGTGTCCCATGACCGCGCCGAGGCGACGGAACTCGTGCTGGGCATGGCGAGTTCGCACGGGCGCCTGTTGGTGCTCAACCGTGACAACGCGAAGGAGAACACCGGGCACGGGTCGCCGCTGCCGCAGCTCAACCACGGCGGGCCGGGCCGCGCGGGGGGTGGCTCGGAACTGGGGGGCCTCTCGGCGGTGCGGCATCACATGAACCGCGTGGCGGTGCAGGCCGACCCGACCACCCTCACCGCGATCACGCGGGAGTTCGTGCCCGGCGCCGAAGTCACCGAGGATGTCGTCCACCCGTTCCGCAAGTCCTTCGACGAGATTCAGGTGGGGGACAGCCTCCTCACGCACCGCCGGACCGTCACGGAGGCGGACATCGTGAACTTCGCGGGCCTGACCGGCGACCACTTCTACGCGCACGTCGACGAGATCGGCGCGCGGGAGGGCATCTTCGGGAAGCGGGTGGCGCACGGGTACTTCCTGATCTCGGCGGCGGCCGGGCAGTTCGTGTCGCCAGCAGCAGGGCCGGTCCTGGCGAACTACGGCCTGGAGAACCTGCGCTTCATCGAGCCTGTGGGCATCGGGGACACCATCCGCACCCGCCTGACCTGCAAGCGCAAGATCCGCAAGGACCTGCGCCCCGGCGAGACCCGCCCGACCGGCGTGGTCGAGTGGCGCAGCGAGATCACCAACCAGGACGGCGTGCTCGTCGCCACGTACGACATCCTCACGCTCGTCGAGCGGGCGCGCGACGGGTTCGACCCACCCGCCGAGGAGAGCGGCGTTCAGGCTTAA
- a CDS encoding IS4 family transposase, which translates to MKTLRSRPPHDTLQTALRSAFPVDARRLVVFTALILAVIQARTVVLYSLKTHVALPGSLTTRYQRLCRFVQFPFPEALFPRFALSFLPPGPVDLILDRTNWKLGQQDVNILLLSAVWNGFSLPLMWTLLPHGGASRSCVREALVERFLKLCPDREIRCLLADREFIGQHWFRFLDQHGIAPCIRLPARATIGAHGMPVWAVFKNLQVGEVRVWHRQTRIYGVNLRVAATKNAAGDMLYLAYRGHALPNMRRYALRWQTENLHAALKTRGFNLEDTGLTRPERVSSLLTVVSVAFIWACVTGEVVARRTATKVKKHGHRTVSVFRLGLDHLQDLLLHPSGASWRTLSTLMPRFEG; encoded by the coding sequence ATGAAAACCCTTAGGAGCCGACCACCTCACGATACCTTGCAGACCGCCTTGCGGTCTGCTTTCCCTGTGGACGCTCGCCGCCTCGTCGTCTTCACGGCCCTGATCCTGGCGGTCATTCAGGCGCGCACCGTTGTCCTGTACAGCCTGAAGACGCATGTCGCCCTCCCGGGCTCGTTGACGACTCGGTATCAGCGGCTCTGCCGGTTCGTCCAGTTCCCGTTTCCTGAGGCGCTGTTCCCCCGATTCGCCTTGTCCTTTCTCCCGCCCGGCCCAGTCGACCTCATTCTCGATCGCACCAACTGGAAACTTGGCCAACAGGACGTCAATATTCTCCTGCTCTCTGCCGTGTGGAACGGGTTCAGTTTGCCGCTGATGTGGACACTGCTCCCGCACGGTGGGGCCAGTCGTTCCTGTGTCCGGGAAGCGCTCGTGGAGCGCTTCCTGAAGCTCTGCCCAGATCGGGAGATCCGGTGCCTGCTCGCGGATCGTGAATTCATTGGGCAGCACTGGTTTCGATTCCTCGACCAGCACGGGATTGCACCCTGCATTCGTCTCCCAGCTCGCGCCACGATCGGCGCGCACGGCATGCCGGTCTGGGCGGTCTTCAAGAACCTTCAGGTGGGTGAAGTCAGGGTCTGGCATCGCCAGACCCGCATCTACGGTGTGAATCTGCGAGTGGCGGCCACGAAAAACGCAGCCGGTGACATGCTGTACCTGGCGTATCGGGGGCACGCCCTGCCGAACATGCGCCGGTATGCCCTGCGCTGGCAAACAGAAAATCTGCACGCCGCGTTGAAAACCAGAGGGTTCAACCTGGAAGATACGGGTCTGACGCGCCCCGAGCGAGTGTCTTCGCTCCTGACGGTCGTCAGCGTCGCCTTCATCTGGGCGTGCGTGACGGGCGAGGTCGTGGCACGTCGAACAGCTACCAAAGTAAAGAAACACGGACACCGCACGGTGTCTGTGTTTCGACTCGGGCTTGATCATCTCCAGGATCTTCTGCTGCATCCGTCCGGCGCATCCTGGCGCACCTTGAGCACACTCATGCCCCGTTTTGAAGGGTAG
- a CDS encoding Imm8 family immunity protein encodes MIAELKLISLADHLSFESFVPEHPADFGVELRLYIGPVGGDAADSFSLTVCSPDWLRRECASQGFVWRWDLLIVEEFNRVEIVQVLQRMVSRCVGELTTLQNGA; translated from the coding sequence ATGATCGCTGAGCTGAAATTGATCTCGCTGGCCGATCACTTGTCGTTCGAGAGTTTCGTGCCGGAGCACCCTGCGGACTTCGGGGTGGAGCTCCGGCTCTACATCGGGCCTGTGGGTGGGGATGCCGCGGATTCCTTCAGCCTGACGGTCTGTTCGCCGGACTGGCTGAGGCGGGAGTGCGCGTCGCAGGGGTTCGTGTGGCGCTGGGATCTGCTGATCGTGGAGGAATTCAATCGGGTGGAGATCGTGCAGGTCTTGCAGCGGATGGTCTCGCGTTGTGTCGGTGAGCTGACTACCCTTCAAAACGGGGCATGA
- the map gene encoding type I methionyl aminopeptidase, with the protein MTITTQHELDGMTLAGKVVARTLDTLRAAVEPGVTPAELDALAGEVFAQFGAFSAPRAEYGAPVNVFISVNDDIVHGLPTHRPLQAGDVVCIDVTPNVGGFVADAAITVAVPPVSPTAARLIEAAEAALARGLNANRAGQPLNGIGRAIQTEVQRRGFTLLPELQGHGVGRAIHEKPDVPNYYRPALRKPLHEGLVIAVEPMISTGRSPRVRTRRDAWTLATTDGGIAAHVEHTIMITRGKPLVLTTPIS; encoded by the coding sequence ATGACGATCACCACGCAGCATGAACTGGACGGCATGACCCTCGCCGGGAAGGTCGTCGCCCGCACCCTGGACACCCTGCGCGCCGCCGTGGAACCGGGCGTCACACCCGCCGAACTGGACGCGCTGGCCGGGGAGGTGTTCGCGCAGTTCGGGGCGTTCTCCGCCCCGCGGGCCGAGTACGGCGCGCCCGTGAACGTGTTCATCAGCGTGAACGACGACATCGTGCACGGCCTGCCCACCCACCGCCCGCTTCAGGCGGGGGACGTCGTGTGCATCGACGTCACGCCGAACGTCGGCGGGTTCGTCGCGGACGCCGCCATCACAGTCGCCGTGCCACCCGTCTCCCCCACCGCCGCCCGCCTCATCGAGGCGGCCGAGGCGGCCCTGGCACGCGGCCTGAACGCCAACCGCGCCGGACAACCCCTGAACGGCATCGGGCGCGCCATCCAGACCGAGGTTCAGCGCCGGGGCTTCACGCTCCTGCCGGAACTTCAGGGGCACGGCGTGGGCCGCGCCATCCACGAGAAACCCGACGTTCCGAACTACTACCGCCCCGCGCTGAGAAAACCCCTGCACGAGGGGCTCGTGATCGCCGTGGAACCCATGATCAGCACCGGCAGAAGCCCCCGCGTCCGCACCCGCCGCGACGCCTGGACCCTTGCCACCACCGACGGCGGCATCGCCGCCCACGTCGAACACACCATCATGATCACCAGAGGAAAACCACTGGTGCTGACAACTCCAATCTCCTAA